From Camelus ferus isolate YT-003-E chromosome 18, BCGSAC_Cfer_1.0, whole genome shotgun sequence, one genomic window encodes:
- the LOC102512548 gene encoding rab5 GDP/GTP exchange factor isoform X5, whose amino-acid sequence MSLKSERRGIHVDQSELLCKKGCGYYGNPAWQGFCSKCWREEYHKARQKQIQEDWELAERLQREEEEAFASSQSSQGAQSLTFSKFEEKKTNEKTRKVTTVKKFFSASSRVGSKKEIQEAKAPSPSINRQTSIETDRVSKEFIEFLKTLHKTGQEIYKQTKLFLEAMHYKRDLSIEEQSECTQDFYQNVAERMQTRGKVPPERVEKIMDQIEKYIMTRLYKYVFCPETTDDEKKDLAIQKRIRALRWVTPQMLCVPVNEEIPEVSDMVVKAITDIIEMDSKRVPRDKLACITKCSKHIFNAIKITKNEPASADDFLPTLIYIVLKGNPPRLQSNIQYITRFCNPSRLMTGEDGYYFTNLCCAVAFIEKLDAQSLNLSQEDFDRYMSGQTSPRKQESENWSPDACLGVKQMYKNLDLLSQLNERQERIMNEAKKLEKDLIDWTDGIAKEVQDIVEKYPLEIKPPSQSLAAIDSENVENDKLPPPLQPQVYAG is encoded by the exons ATGAGCCTTAAGTCTGAACGCCGAGGAATTCATGTGGATCAATCAGAGCTCCTGTGCAAGAAAGGATGTGGTTACTATGGCAACCCTGCTTGGCAGGGTTTCTGCTCCAAGTGCTGGAGGGAGGAGTACCACAAAGCCAGGCAGAAGCAAATTCAGGAGGACTGGGAACTGGCAGAGCG ACTACAgcgggaggaggaagaggccttTGCCAGCAGTCAGAGCAGCCAAGGGGCCCAATCCCTTACATTTTCCaagtttgaagaaaagaaaaccaatgagAAGACCCGCAAGGTTACCACAGTAAAGAAATTCTTCAGTGCTTCATCCAGGGTTGGATCAAAAAAGG AAATTCAGGAAGCAAAAGCTCCCAGTCCTTCTATAAACCGGCAAACCAGCATTGAAACGGATAGAGTGTCTAAAGAGTTCATAGAATTTCTCAAGACCTTGCACAAGACAGGCCAAGAAATCTATAAGCAGACCAAGCTGTTTTTGGAAGCAATGCATTACAAAAGG GACTTAAGCATTGAGGAACAGTCAGAGTGTACTCAGGATTTTTACCAGAATGTGGCTGAAAGAATGCAGACTCGCGGAAAAG TGCCTCCAGAGAGAGTTGAGAAGATAATGGATCAGATTGAAAAGTACATCATGACTCGTCTCTACAAATACGTGTTCTGTCCAGAAACTACTGATGATGAGAAGAAAGACCTCGCTATTCAAAAGAGGATCAG agCCCTGCGCTGGGTTACACCCCAGATGCTTTGTGTCCCTGTTAATGAAGAAATTCCAGAAGTATCTGATATGGTGGTGAAAGCAATCACAG ATATCATTGAAATGGACTCGAAGCGGGTGCCTCGGGATAAGTTGGCCTGCATCACCAAATGCAGCAAGCACATCTTCAATGCCATCAAGATCACCAAGAATGAGCCAGCTTCAGCTGATGACTTCTTACCCACTCTCATCTACATCGTTTTGAAGGGCAACCCCCCGCGCCTTCAGTCGAACATCCAGTACATCACCCGCTTCTGCAACCCAAGCCGACTGATGACTGGAGAGGATGGCTACTATTTCACCAACCTA tGCTGTGCCGTGGCTTTCATTGAGAAATTAGATGCTCAGTCTTTGAATTTAAGTCAGGAAGATTTTGATCGATACATGTCTGGCCAGACTTCTCCCAGGAAGCAAGAATCTGAGAACTGGTCTCCTGATGCTTGCTTAGGTGTTAAGCAAATGTATAAGAACTTGGATCTCCTGTCTCAGTTGAATGAACGACAAGAAAGGATTATGAATGAAGCCAAGAAACTTGAGAAGGACCTAATAGATTGGACCGATGGAATTGCAAAAGAGGTTCAAGACATTGTTGAGAAATATCCACTTGAAATTAAGCCCCCAAGTCAGTCGTTAGCAGCTATTGACTCTGAAAATGTTGAAAACGATAAACTTCCTCCACCATTGCAACCTCAAGTTTATGCGGGATga
- the LOC102512548 gene encoding rab5 GDP/GTP exchange factor isoform X3, with translation MSLKSERRGIHVDQSELLCKKGCGYYGNPAWQGFCSKCWREEYHKARQKQIQEDWELAERLQREEEEAFASSQSSQGAQSLTFSKFEEKKTNEKTRKVTTVKKFFSASSRVGSKKAEIQEAKAPSPSINRQTSIETDRVSKEFIEFLKTLHKTGQEIYKQTKLFLEAMHYKRDLSIEEQSECTQDFYQNVAERMQTRGKVPPERVEKIMDQIEKYIMTRLYKYVFCPETTDDEKKDLAIQKRIRALRWVTPQMLCVPVNEEIPEVSDMVVKAITDIIEMDSKRVPRDKLACITKCSKHIFNAIKITKNEPASADDFLPTLIYIVLKGNPPRLQSNIQYITRFCNPSRLMTGEDGYYFTNLCCAVAFIEKLDAQSLNLSQEDFDRYMSGQTSPRKQESENWSPDACLGVKQMYKNLDLLSQLNERQERIMNEAKKLEKDLIDWTDGIAKEVQDIVEKYPLEIKPPSQSLAAIDSENVENDKLPPPLQPQVYAG, from the exons ATGAGCCTTAAGTCTGAACGCCGAGGAATTCATGTGGATCAATCAGAGCTCCTGTGCAAGAAAGGATGTGGTTACTATGGCAACCCTGCTTGGCAGGGTTTCTGCTCCAAGTGCTGGAGGGAGGAGTACCACAAAGCCAGGCAGAAGCAAATTCAGGAGGACTGGGAACTGGCAGAGCG ACTACAgcgggaggaggaagaggccttTGCCAGCAGTCAGAGCAGCCAAGGGGCCCAATCCCTTACATTTTCCaagtttgaagaaaagaaaaccaatgagAAGACCCGCAAGGTTACCACAGTAAAGAAATTCTTCAGTGCTTCATCCAGGGTTGGATCAAAAAAGG CAGAAATTCAGGAAGCAAAAGCTCCCAGTCCTTCTATAAACCGGCAAACCAGCATTGAAACGGATAGAGTGTCTAAAGAGTTCATAGAATTTCTCAAGACCTTGCACAAGACAGGCCAAGAAATCTATAAGCAGACCAAGCTGTTTTTGGAAGCAATGCATTACAAAAGG GACTTAAGCATTGAGGAACAGTCAGAGTGTACTCAGGATTTTTACCAGAATGTGGCTGAAAGAATGCAGACTCGCGGAAAAG TGCCTCCAGAGAGAGTTGAGAAGATAATGGATCAGATTGAAAAGTACATCATGACTCGTCTCTACAAATACGTGTTCTGTCCAGAAACTACTGATGATGAGAAGAAAGACCTCGCTATTCAAAAGAGGATCAG agCCCTGCGCTGGGTTACACCCCAGATGCTTTGTGTCCCTGTTAATGAAGAAATTCCAGAAGTATCTGATATGGTGGTGAAAGCAATCACAG ATATCATTGAAATGGACTCGAAGCGGGTGCCTCGGGATAAGTTGGCCTGCATCACCAAATGCAGCAAGCACATCTTCAATGCCATCAAGATCACCAAGAATGAGCCAGCTTCAGCTGATGACTTCTTACCCACTCTCATCTACATCGTTTTGAAGGGCAACCCCCCGCGCCTTCAGTCGAACATCCAGTACATCACCCGCTTCTGCAACCCAAGCCGACTGATGACTGGAGAGGATGGCTACTATTTCACCAACCTA tGCTGTGCCGTGGCTTTCATTGAGAAATTAGATGCTCAGTCTTTGAATTTAAGTCAGGAAGATTTTGATCGATACATGTCTGGCCAGACTTCTCCCAGGAAGCAAGAATCTGAGAACTGGTCTCCTGATGCTTGCTTAGGTGTTAAGCAAATGTATAAGAACTTGGATCTCCTGTCTCAGTTGAATGAACGACAAGAAAGGATTATGAATGAAGCCAAGAAACTTGAGAAGGACCTAATAGATTGGACCGATGGAATTGCAAAAGAGGTTCAAGACATTGTTGAGAAATATCCACTTGAAATTAAGCCCCCAAGTCAGTCGTTAGCAGCTATTGACTCTGAAAATGTTGAAAACGATAAACTTCCTCCACCATTGCAACCTCAAGTTTATGCGGGATga
- the LOC102512548 gene encoding rab5 GDP/GTP exchange factor isoform X4 yields the protein MSLKSERRGIHVDQSELLCKKGCGYYGNPAWQGFCSKCWREEYHKARQKQIQEDWELAERLQREEEEAFASSQSSQGAQSLTFSKFEEKKTNEKTRKVTTVKKFFSASSRVGSKKAEIQEAKAPSPSINRQTSIETDRVSKEFIEFLKTLHKTGQEIYKQTKLFLEAMHYKRDLSIEEQSECTQDFYQNVAERMQTRGKVPPERVEKIMDQIEKYIMTRLYKYVFCPETTDDEKKDLAIQKRIRALRWVTPQMLCVPVNEEIPEVSDMVVKAITDIIEMDSKRVPRDKLACITKCSKHIFNAIKITKNEPASADDFLPTLIYIVLKGNPPRLQSNIQYITRFCNPSRLMTGEDGYYFTNLCISFQSLKTCSCPTSSSPSATAFSCSSLQCRHLGMWFAGGRTWSALFQDGACSIVCSVFHPSRHLVV from the exons ATGAGCCTTAAGTCTGAACGCCGAGGAATTCATGTGGATCAATCAGAGCTCCTGTGCAAGAAAGGATGTGGTTACTATGGCAACCCTGCTTGGCAGGGTTTCTGCTCCAAGTGCTGGAGGGAGGAGTACCACAAAGCCAGGCAGAAGCAAATTCAGGAGGACTGGGAACTGGCAGAGCG ACTACAgcgggaggaggaagaggccttTGCCAGCAGTCAGAGCAGCCAAGGGGCCCAATCCCTTACATTTTCCaagtttgaagaaaagaaaaccaatgagAAGACCCGCAAGGTTACCACAGTAAAGAAATTCTTCAGTGCTTCATCCAGGGTTGGATCAAAAAAGG CAGAAATTCAGGAAGCAAAAGCTCCCAGTCCTTCTATAAACCGGCAAACCAGCATTGAAACGGATAGAGTGTCTAAAGAGTTCATAGAATTTCTCAAGACCTTGCACAAGACAGGCCAAGAAATCTATAAGCAGACCAAGCTGTTTTTGGAAGCAATGCATTACAAAAGG GACTTAAGCATTGAGGAACAGTCAGAGTGTACTCAGGATTTTTACCAGAATGTGGCTGAAAGAATGCAGACTCGCGGAAAAG TGCCTCCAGAGAGAGTTGAGAAGATAATGGATCAGATTGAAAAGTACATCATGACTCGTCTCTACAAATACGTGTTCTGTCCAGAAACTACTGATGATGAGAAGAAAGACCTCGCTATTCAAAAGAGGATCAG agCCCTGCGCTGGGTTACACCCCAGATGCTTTGTGTCCCTGTTAATGAAGAAATTCCAGAAGTATCTGATATGGTGGTGAAAGCAATCACAG ATATCATTGAAATGGACTCGAAGCGGGTGCCTCGGGATAAGTTGGCCTGCATCACCAAATGCAGCAAGCACATCTTCAATGCCATCAAGATCACCAAGAATGAGCCAGCTTCAGCTGATGACTTCTTACCCACTCTCATCTACATCGTTTTGAAGGGCAACCCCCCGCGCCTTCAGTCGAACATCCAGTACATCACCCGCTTCTGCAACCCAAGCCGACTGATGACTGGAGAGGATGGCTACTATTTCACCAACCTA TGTATAAGCTTCCAGTCCCTCAAAACCTGTTCCTGCCCCACTTCCTCGTCACCCTCGGCCACTGCATTCAGCTGCTCATCACTGCAGTGCCGGCATCTGGGGATGTGGTTTGCAGGTGGAAGGACGTGGAGTGCTCTTTTTCAGGATGGTGCTTGCTCCATCGTTTGCAGTGTTTTTCATCCTTCCAGACACTTGGTTGTTTAA